The following are from one region of the Capsicum annuum cultivar UCD-10X-F1 chromosome 1, UCD10Xv1.1, whole genome shotgun sequence genome:
- the LOC107873384 gene encoding NAC domain-containing protein 71, which yields MAGTSLPPGFRFHPTDEELVGYYLKRKTDGLEIELEVIPVIDLYKFDPWELPEKSFLPKRDLEWFFFCPRDKKYPNGSRTNRATKSGYWKATGKDRKVVCHPEVVGYRKTLVFYRGRAPLGDRTDWVMHEYRLCDDATQGTPSFQGPFALCRVIKRNDVSLKTKDVQGVKQVGCSSTAGRFTSVNEPIALSDETPTQSTYMSNDSNYSTPITSPYQTTQLGDYESAIAANSANLWMPPSMILDSSKECPQGQNASSYCPQYDFPNMTPWQPNEFTSNSTFPDFRGEVELSGDLSNFGCMSPYSIHGSYMGFYGNEDTAYEGFDQNNSYRNPNHF from the exons ATGGCAGGAACATCACTGCCTCCGGGATTTCGATTCCATCCAACTGATGAGGAATTGGTTGGATATTACCTGAAAAGGAAAACTGatggacttgaaattgaattggaAGTTATTCCAGTCATTGATTTGTACAAATTTGATCCATGGGAGCTTCCAG AGAAATCTTTCTTACCTAAGCGTGACCTCGAGTGGTTCTTCTTCTGTCCTCGGGACAAGAAGTATCCGAATGGCTCAAGAACTAATCGAGCTACTAAGTCTGGATACTGGAAAGCAACAGGGAAAGACAGGAAAGTTGTGTGTCATCCAGAAGTTGTTGGCTACCGCAAAACATTGGTTTTCTATCGTGGAAGAGCTCCACTCGGTGATAGAACAGATTGGGTAATGCACGAGTATCGCCTCTGTGATGATGCTACTCAGGGCACTCCAAGTTTTCAG GGGCCTTTTGCTCTTTGTCGCGTCATAAAGAGAAACGATGTTTCACTGAAGACGAAAGATGTTCAGGGAGTTAAGCAGGTTGGATGTAGTTCAACAGCTGGAAGATTCACCTCAGTAAATGAACCAATTGCTCTCTCTGATGAAACGCCAACTCAAAGCACATACATGAGCAACGACAGCAATTACTCGACTCCTATCACTTCTCCATATCAGACAACACAACTAGGGGATTATGAGTCTGCAATAGCGGCCAACTCTGCAAACCTCTGGATGCCCCCTTCTATGATTCTTGATTCATCGAAG GAATGTCCTCAGGGACAGAATGCATCTAGTTACTGTCCACAGTATGACTTCCCGAACATGACTCCGTGGCAGCCTAATGAGTTCACATCAAATTCAACTTTCCCGGATTTTAGAGGGGAAGTTGAACTTTCTGGTGACTTAAGTAACTTTGGCTGCATGTCCCCGTACTCGATTCATGGAAGTTACATGGGGTTTTACGGCAACGAGGACACGGCATATGAAGGTTTCGATCAGAACAACTCATACAGGAATCCAAATCACTTCTGA